Genomic window (Amaranthus tricolor cultivar Red isolate AtriRed21 chromosome 7, ASM2621246v1, whole genome shotgun sequence):
AAACACCTCTTGAGACTAATGACATGAACTTGCTTtaaggttaaaaaaaataagcccCAAGTTGTCTCTAAAGCAAATTCTGTAAAATTCTGATAGCTAAGTAAACGGGACATATGAAACTGGCCATCTATTTTGCTTGAGGGTGTGAAGCAATGAAATTAACTGCCATTTCGATAGAGTTGATCTTGTCTGCTTCATTGTCTGGGATCTCAAAGCAAAATTCTTCTTCAAGAGCCATCACAACTTCAACAGAATCCAAACTATCTAGCCCAAGATCATTCTGGAAGTGTGCTTTGGGGGTAACCTgaagataaaaacaaaatagagcaAAAATATGAGCACATAGCAAACCCATCTCACAACTTACATCTAGCTAATGGTAGGGGTGAAAGAACCTTATTAAGGGCTAAAATCAATTTGAACGTAATTTGAAATCAAATGGCAAGATGATTGGCGATTACAGCTTATGTCAACAACAATAATAGCGCTAAAGCGTTGCTACCAACATTACGTGCTCTTATGTCAGGGTATGGaaataaaaaagatgaaaataCGTTAGCTTTATCCCTCAATGGTAATAATGTCCAATTAAATGATACTAGTATGCATCCTGAGTCCAGAAAAGTACTCTAAAAATCCTTTTGCTACTCCAAAATGTTAATAATACACTCGTTCCTCCACAAGTAATTATTGAAGACTAACTTGGCATCCTTGGTGTCAAAACAGCATAAAGAGGTGCATTTTAATCTTTTGTGTCAAAAGCAGCCTGTAGAGGCAACAGTAAGCAAGATAACTGTTATAAAAATAATGCCATACAAATGTTGTTGACAAATGGAGTATAAGAACAAAAACTCCTGTGCATGTACAAAAATATAGGTCTCCCGTGCCTAAGATATACTCTCATTGAgaataacaaaacatatttcTCCCTCACCCTCTCTTATACTAAAAAATCATGTTCCCCACCAAGAGGCATTAAAATTCATGTGCACTTTATATTTACGTGAAGTTGGAGATAATGATTACTACTAAGGGTCAATTAAAAACAACTTTTTATCACCAACAAGGGTATGATTAAGGACATCAAACCCCAAACATTACTTAGCTGATGAGAGCCACTTAATGGTATTAGGATATGGGGTAATAGAATGTTTGCCACTCTCTTTCAAATGACcaaatcaagattaataaaatacCAGAGAATGTCCAATATTGGATATGTTAGGGGAAGACCTAAATGTACAAATCACACAACAATCACAGAATCACATGTTGTCACTAGTTACAATGTTCCACAAACAATAGGATACATATCCCTAAAAGCTTTATCCTATGATTATGGTAAATACGGACATTGAAAGTTTCTAGTCTCGTATCCATGATATCCTTACTAAACAGATAGGCAGCTTaaatccccccccccccctctctctctctctctctctctctctaaccCTCCTAAAAAAGGAAAACTAGGATCTACTTCTGGTTGAAAATGACTTTCTtcatttgtaaattgtaatataaATATCTTAAGTTATGGTACCATTAAACTGTCCCATGTACCCTATCATCTTTCCTTAATCTAAAAACTTATTAGCTCTAGAGGGCAACCAAATGTGAAAAGGAAGTGCTACATTCTATCAAACTCCACAAAAGATACATTCCTCACCCCTAATGGCAGAAACAACCAATAAAACTCAAACATGTATAGGAGTATGAATCCACAATCAGAAGCAAATACTATTATATTCGACATCAAAGCCAAAAGAAGATATCAAATAACCTATCCATGAGACAATCTTAATATCAAACAAGGATAACTTCATTATtggttgaaaattaaaattaggttTGTTGCTAGACAGACCCATCGATAATAAATGCCACAATTCCAAAATCACATAAAAAGTAAGACTATTATAAAAAGACTAGCAAACCAGATGGACATTCAAGGGATTCAACTTaacaaaaacaaagaagaaATTTCGCTTTCCTATTTCCACTTCCCAAAATGACCCTTTTGtagtatgtgtgtgtgtgggggggggTGGAGTTGACGATAACATTGTTTATGTAACTTATGCTAGCAACCAAGAGCCCACCTGAGCTAACAGCAAAATTTCAAATATGTGTATATTCCTCTTTGTCCATTCTAGATGGAGCCAAATATTCATCATTCTTTGGTTTCAAATTAAGATTAAATATACTTAAATAACTTACTGAATCAAGTGTGCTTATTTAGATGACATTCACATCTAGGCATTAGCCATATAGTGGCACTGGGGTTAGGAATGTTGTGTTGCATTCCTCATTAATTCCAGAGTACGCTAAAAATAGTTCAATAAGCATACTTAACATTAATAAGGAGAAAAAGGTACTTCTCATTTAGTTTCCCAAAGTGCATCCCTCCTGACATAGCTTGAGCTAATCATGAACAAATGAGATCTTTAATATGTTTGACATTTGTTTCAAGATCAAACATATTCTATCAATACTTAATATACTTAAGCAAAACATTCAAGTTCCACGTGTCACCacaacattaatttttttccagCCTAAATTACAAGTGAATATTTTTTCAAATCTACACCGAATAGGTCAATCAAACAAGAATAGTTTGACAAAAGTAAACTATCAAATGTCTTAGACACCAAGCAATAActatattacaaaataataataaatttttgaaaaaattatccATAATTGGCATCACATTCAAACTAGTATCACACTATAAACAGGGTTCAAGATAACAAGTGGGCCCCTAGAGGCTAGCATCACTTATAGTAGACCAAATAATTCATGGACTAAACAAATTGAAAGCCAAAATAACCGATGGAAAGGATACCAGTTTTTAAAAGATCAATTTTTGCTTCTTATTTAATTTGAGTTTAAACAACaaccataaaaaaaaacaatcaagtAATCACTCCATCCATTTCAATGCACCTTAATTCCTTTTGGGAAGTTCTTTAAAAATTGTACCATTTCCTCGATTAACAAttatcaagtcatcaataactACAATGCTCATGTCGTCTATGAAACCATTTTAGTAAGTCTTTTTCTCTCTACAACTATTTAAGCCTTTAGTTACATTATTAACATCGTCAAGAGATActtcattaattattttacataCTCAAAAAAATGGTGTGATTATTTAAGTAATTGATACAAAACCTTCTCTAATAGTCAATATAATAGTGAAACTAATTTTAGTAATCAACGAAATCTCATTTTATTCCCCACTGTTTGGAAAGATTGCAAGGTTGAACTCCTCAAAATCAACAAAACTTGAGTACATACTCCATCCATCCCTTTATAATTTGCTCCAGTTCAAATATCTATTTAGAATCTTGTTCAAAAGTATGAAAAACTCAAAAAGACAAAAGGCATGCATGGGCataagttgaaaaaaaaaaccctacaTTTGTACCTGTACACTGTCATTAGTTCAAGTATCAAACTTTAACTCATTCAAACAGCCTTCCCAACTCACTAATAATAGGCCAGTTCCGAAAGATCAGTTCCTCTTCCTCCTCCTAATTTCATTACATTCAAACTAACCATCCATATAAATGCTTAAAACCCACATTAATATCAATAACACTAACACTTTTCTAATTATCTAATGATCATTAGAATCCCTATTTCAGTAATCTATGACCATCACGTTTCCTCGAAAATCATCAAGAAAACTAATGACGATACAAAACATTCATAATTCTAGCACTTTTCTATTCAAACAATTCTAATTACCATTACAATCTCCAACTCAGTAGTCAGTCTCAATGAACATCACATTTCCTcgaaaaacaataagaaaattatgACGAAGCAAAACACTCATAATTTAGCActtttctatttatataattctaaTTACCATTACAATACCCCACTCAGTAGTCAGTCAGAATGAAAATATCATTTCCTCGAAATCAACAATATTAACGACGAAACTAAATACTCATTGTTCTACCACCAGCTAGTCAAATAACATTACCAAACTGTTGAATTCAACTATCTCACACAAACAAACTAGAGATTCAGTGactattaatcaattaaatgaAATATCAAAATCGAAAAGTCAAAACGAAATCAAGAAATTGAGagaataagagaaaataaacCTTGGAAGGGTCAACTTTCTGAAAGTTTTTAATGACATTGATGACACGATCAGTGACGTCGGACTTGTCGAGGAAAGAACCTCGAACCTCGTCGCAATAATGGCGGCGAGTGAGTAAAGAGTTTAAGGAAGATGAAATCGAAAATGAAGAGTTAGGGTTTTGGGAGTGTGGACTAACCGCCACCCTAATGTGTTTCAATACTGCATTGCGAAGAGCAGCCATTGTTGAGGGATGAGAAAGAAAGAGGGGGAAGAAGATATGGAGATGCAACAAAAGAAAGTTCTGGAGTGTTTATCCTGTCCCTCTTCAAACAAGGTACAATGCGTGGGATTTAAGGAAGGAAATGAGAATTTGTctaagaaaatatattcaaatttttatttgtataaaGGAATGGAAATAGAAAATAGGAATAGGAAATGGTTAAAGTTTGAGAGAAAAAATGTTTTGAAGGAATGTGAGTAATTTAGTtgagacttttatttttatttttttctaagttCTTCACATGTTAAATAAGGAATAAGACTTTTTATCTTTATAGTCtcatttttaagttttacaaGTCTTATTTTCTAATGCCAAACACCCTCTAAAGTAATCTCTTATAGTTGTAGAGTGATCAATATTTATGCTATtagagtgattatttataattttaaattgattaattagaaaaatgagTTAATTATATGAGTTATTTTCATGATAAGACGGTCTAATGCAAGACGTGCGAGTTATTTTTGTGTAGGGTCTAAAATGGATTTAGTTTACTCTTCTTATGCTTCCATATACTTAATTACACTCTCAAACTACCACTTCTTAAATTAGGTGTGTTGGATACAAGAAAAGAAAGGAATTTGGAAGGACGAATAATCTCTTATTTAGATAATAAAAATGTGAATGAAGAGATTTAGAGTAAAGGATTTTAAAAGATAAGAtgaataatttttgttaatgttTCAACTTCTCTAATGTTGGAAAGAATTGGAAGAAATCTAATCTCTCTTCGTTTTGCTCCCTTTTcctatgagaccgtctcatagtAAGACGATCTCAAAcacataagctaaaagtttttattactGAACTATTTAACCAAAAATATGAGATatatctcatggtgagaccgtcttatacaagaatttgtgatttcttttttattcatatcccttctctttctctatgTAGCTGTTCAAAATTGTTATAAAAATATGGTGTTAAGGTTAGTGCACCCTAACATAATGTAATGAAaatactcaaataattttatacaaatGGGGGAAAATGGTATAATATGTTGTGATTGATGTAACCACACAATGAATGCATTGTCATGTGGATTTATTTATCCCTTGCAATAGTACTAcatttgttccttttccctttccttgtgctatatatatgtgtaaggTAGTGTAGTATTGAGTTACAACAGATAATGAAATACAAGAGAAACGGATATAAGTTTATCTCTTATACtatttttttccttatattctccctaccttttaacacgttatcagcaccaTTTTTTGCTCTCAAACCCAAGAAGGTAACTTTTTTTTTAGTCAAAACATTATAACATTTTTAGCTACAatatggaccaacaatcaaatggtatcaatattattatccAAGGTGTTACTAACACCGTTCTATACTTTATCCTTGAAGAAAATTGTATATCTGTTACTACCAACCCAGCTAATAGTGATCCAAACCAATTGCGAAGacataatccaaataatacCCATATAAATGAAAACTCAATGCCAAGTCCCAATAATACAGCTAATCCACCAGCACAACCACCTACTAATCAGCCACCCCAATCTACTGATAACCCACCAGTCCAACCTATTAATGATCCTACAGTCCcacaagaaaataataaaagaaaaaatgacgaCAGCGAAGAAACTAGTAACAAACGTTTTCAGACtattaacccataaaataatttattttaataatgtcatttaatctttatgttcgTTTTTACTTTTTCAGCCGCCTATATGGACTggctaatattattttgtagtgACCGCCTTTATGGACTGGTTAATTTAGTATTGTTATCGTCTTTATGGACggttttatctctatttatctGATCATGTCATCATATTATGTCATCATATGCATTTGGTTATTTTagtctataaattatataatcacttaataaactcataaaattttgatttcaccttcaaataataataaataacgattttatttgattctattttatttaacattataataataaattgtcttAATTTACCTATAACACAGATTATTAGCAGACATGACCACATTATTTCTACACAACATAAAATCCTTTTCTAATTGTAAAAATATCACCCTGGGATGAATGCCAGAGTGGtccgaaaattataatttaagtaaatcgtCAAGGGTTcgattctaaaaaaaataataataataaataatgataatataataataataataataataataataataaaatttacctttttacCCCCTATAAATAGGGACTTCTACCGTCACAAACTcacacacaccactcacaccttatcccaaacacaataaataatttattttttccttcatcttcttcttccttcaaccATCCATGGCAAACAATACATCTACAAACACCCACATTAATCCAATTGCCgacaatataagtaaaatactaGACGCATTCCTTATCATTATGGGTTTAATTGTATTACTCGTAGCATTAATGCTCTAcctaattatccaaaaataaattataaatcttgcATTTGTTTAgcaatatgtatttattttttttgtttgttttattatctattaatactatctatttcatttttatttataattatattgtacttattatgtttgagatattaaatcaggGGGAGATAAGACTAatatgctttaatatctctgatgatacacaaaatcattaaataaccttgtcattttctcaattgtagaaaataatggCTGATCTCAAAAAGAGAGAATTCAATGCCCTGGAATTAACAggaaacaattttatacaatgggcttcagatatcaaattatatctaaaaggaaaaagtttaCTATGCACAATAATTGAACTTAATCCCACCGACAAAGGAAAGGGTATTGAAAGAGATCCCATAAAAATTGAGGAAGAAAAGGCAAAAGCTACATCAATTTTGAGACATCATTTAACCGACAGTCTCAAACATGAATGCACCAATTATGAGGACCCAAAATTACTTTGGGAAGagctaaatgaaagatttggccataataaaagtgtacttctcccaaaggccatcgatgaatggcgagagttaagatttcaagatttcaaatcaatcagtgattataattcagcccttcatctgataaaatcaaaattagtctattgtggacaaataataacagatgaagaaatgatagaaaaaacattatcaacctttcacgtaaatagtattttgttacaacaacaatatcgtgaaaggcatttcaagaaatatcatgaattgctgaaaacacttcttgttgcggagcaaaataatgaactattattgaaaaatcacaACAGCAGACCTGTTGGGACTATGCCCTTTAATGAGACAAATATGATTGAGAGGAATGTGCGCCATCGAGGTCGTGGGAACTATTTTATAAGAGGCAGAGGTCGTGGAAAATATCACGAAAAGAGCGGCATGAATACTTTCGAACAAGGAAATTTCTATGGTCGTAGTCGTGGTCGTGGTCATGGACCTAGTCGTGGCCATGGACGTAGCCacgtttatgaaagaaatatatttccCCCCGAAATGATAACTTTAAACAAGTCCAGAATACAAAAGCACATGTAATAGATGTGGCATGACTGGACATTGGGGGCGAACTTATCGTACCGCCAAACATTTAGTGGATTTATATCAAGCTTCccagaaaaacaaaggaaaaggggcagaagcaaattttgtaaatgaagcAAGTACATCTGGGCCCACCTTAGATGTCTCCGATTTCTTTACTGAGGATGTGAACCTCCACAAACTTGATCTCcaagaagaagataattacatcttttgagatgactagatgcattttctgtttatctaacttgtttttcatttgataagttgtaattctctacttatgtttttgtattgagtattctagctttatattaataatataaattttttttttcttcttctcttgtcttagaaaaggaaatgtcagtaattggatcaacatttcattgcctcctggacagtggagcaacacatacgatattgaaaaatcgagaatatttttcaaacctaACATTGCTTGAGGCAAATGTTAATACCATATCAGGAACAGCAAAATTAATCGAAGGCATTGGAAAAGCATGCATCATACTCCCTATGgggacaaaattagaaataaatgatgcactatactcgagtaaatctcgaagaAATCTTATCAGTTTCAAGGCAATAAGACAAAATGGTTACTATATGGAAACCAAAAgtataaatgaaaaagaattcttATACCTTACAGCAGAAAGAAATAGAACGAAAATTATCCTTGAAAGGATGCCAGCATATTCATCGGGGTTGTATCTCACCCATATACGcccgattgaaataaatatgataagaTTAGACAATAAGGAGCTATTCACTTTATGGCATGACCGCTTAGGTCATCCTGGCACTGGgatgatgtataaaataatagaaaattcagTCGGACATCcactaagaaatattaagattccCCAGTCGAATGAGTTCTTATGCACCTTTTGTTCTCttggaaaatttattactagacCATCAGTAAATATGATTGTTACTAAATCTTctatatttcttgaaagaattcAAGGAGATATATGTGGACCAATTAATCCACCATGTGGACCTTTTAGGTACTTCATCGTCTTAATAGATGCTTCCAcaagatggtcacatgtaagccttctatcaagtagaaacaatgcatttgcgaaactacttgcacaaatcatcaaattgaaaaatcattttcttgattatacaataaaaagtattagattggacaatgccggcgaattcacatctcaaacttttcATGATTATTGCATGTCAATTGGAATTAAAGTGGAACACCCTGTGCCACATGTTCACACACAAAAGGGTCTTGCTGAATCCttaattaagagattgcaattaattgcaagaccactgctaatgaaatcaaaattaccatcatcggcctggggttatgcaatattacatgcagcatcattgattaggctaagacctacagcttatcataaatattcgccaatgcaattagtagctggtcatgaaccaaatatttcacatttgaaaCTCTTTGGATACGCTGTATATGTGCCCATCGCTCCccctcaacgtacaaaaatgggtccacaaagaagaatGGGAATATATGTCGGTTTTGAATCACCATCAATCATTCGATATCTTAAACCATTAACTGGTGATCAGTTTCAAGCTAAATTTGCTGATTGccactttaatgagacaatattcccatccttagggggagagaatgtggacttacagaaaagaaatatggaacttatttggaaagcaacacctttagaatatttagacccaaaaacaaaatcatgtgaacaagAAGTACAACGAATTGTTCATCTACAAAGTGTTGCTAACCAATTACCTGATGTATTCACAGATACTAAGAGAGTTATAAAATTACATATAccagcagcaaatactccagctcgaatagaaattcctgatgaaaaagcaaaaagtgatgaaattgttgtgcaaagaaagcgtggaagacacttggttcaaaagatttaaaaccaagaaaattgagaaaactaGAAGGTGCACAAAATAacattcaaaatgaaaatgaaaataaaggagaaaatcaagacatctccgataatgaaaaggatgaaaattatgaaatctcaataaattatattttctccaagaaaaaatggaatcgaaaagggatcattccaaatgaatcctttgcttattccgtagctattgaaataataaatgatgaaaatgatcttgagcaaatatttaaatgaatgCAGAAAAAGACCTGATTGGCTAAGATGGAAAGAAGCAATTGAGGCAGAATTAAAATCACTAGAAAAAAGGGAAGTTTTTGggcaaattttacaaactccaaaaggcataaaacccgtaggcttcaaatgggtatttgtaaaaaaaaaagaaatgagaaaaatgaaattgttagatacaaggcaagacttgtagctcaaggtttttctcaaatgccaggagttgattatgaagaaacctATTCCCCAATAGTTGATGCAACCACACTCAgatttttggtaagtttaaCAGTTTCTCAAAGCCTACACATGAGATTGATGGATGTCGTAACTGCGTATTTATACGGGTCACTCGACACAGACATCTATACGAAGGTCCCTGAAGGACTAAACTTACCAAAAAAGAATGTACCTAGAGAgatgttttctataaaattaaagaaatcattGTATGGATTAAAGCAATCTGGGCGAATATGGTATAATCATTTGAGTGAATATCTTATGAAAGCAGGAttcaaaaacaaccaaattagaccatgtgtattcatcaaacgatctcaagtcggtttcgtaataattgctgtgtatgtagatgacttaaatctgattgGAACCCCAAGAGAAATTGAGGTAACAActaaataattgaaatttaataggaggttgaatactctctagagggggggtgaatagagagtttgggctcttaaaacttttctggcagtttgtctcaagagtttgaggagtctgtcaaaactgtcttctgaaacagctttgagctaattcgtaaacactaatcgtatgtgcggaaaataaactttaaagaataacacacgatatgttaatgaggttcggttctaaccaacctactccccgccaatgggttctctttcaacccgtaggatttcaacgccttttattaatccgactttaatacaaccaagaagatctcactatctcctctcaccacgttcttccccttgaagaaccgtattacaagtccctttaataaaagtaaaatcccaaatctcacaatagagattcacaagttgaacactttaaaaagtattcttgattaggcgtattaaacttaatctaactctttttgaactcttaagcctattacaaatgtaagagttagatgaactaagaattacaactctttaaacacttagagaatttctaaatcttaagtcaagagagaaagttgtaagaagaggtgcatcttagttctggaatgaagcctcatatatatagtgttacgcctcaacacatcttcaaaaacaagaaggctcctatccgttattttctgttgacctggtcattcagcgcctgacttcaagatcttgaggttatcttcagactgacgtgtactgacagcttaataataatttcgtcattgtgtttgtaattgtccaatgctatgctgccacgttagttcttatacaagataatgaataataagcacaaaccagatttatcaacatttaaataaccatttaaattaattcctattttttagcatcgttaatttctatttttagtataaattcaaatctcatccaaataatagaaaatctagatcttgcataattattaaatatagccgtatacaattaataataaaacatgtgtaccttgtactatattttttatatcaaattaattttaaccacatatttaaaatcaagttcaaatataaaatatttaaacgctAATCAAAAAcgtgtagtaaaatattcaaaacttaatttcaaataatatccaatgttaattttaatgaaccttgacctattaaaatatttcaaatataatttcaaggaacattgacctattaaaatatttcaaatataattacgaaactaacctgattataaacgtaattatcttcaagactttgaaatatatttcagaacttataaaatcaactttaaaataaacttaagttctttaagcatattccattgaCTCCGAacttatataaatcaaatgtatatcaaatatgattttaaacttatttaaacaattaaatgtaattacttaatttatttgtttaatcaatatgtgttttgaattatcatcattaaagagaattaagtcttcaatctcctcttatcatttaagagagttgagtcttcaataaTTGAtgagagaatttgaaatgaaggatttaggaaaaactaaattctgtcttggtctacaaattgaacatttgaaaagtggaatatttgtccACCAGAGCAATTATATTGAGAAAGTTTTGAAATGATTTTACATGGACAAGGCTCATCCACTAAGTTTCCCAATGGTAGTACGATCACTAAATATAAAAGATGACCCATTCCGCCCACAAGAAGAAGACGAAGAAATTTTAGGCCCGGAAGTGCCATACTTGAGTGCCATtggtgctttaatgtacttagcaaataatacaagacctgttatagcattttctgtaaatttattagctaggtatAGCAATGCACCAACAGAAAGACATTGGAATGGGATAAAACATCTATTTCGATACCTAAAGGGAACTGTAGactttggattatttttccagTCAGGAAATGATGCCATACTCACTGGATATGCTGATGCAGGGTATCAATCTGATCCACATACGGCCAAGTCACAAActggatatgtatttacatatgcaggaaccgtaatatcttggaaatcaacaaaacaaactctaacGGCTACATCATCAAATCATGCAGAACTGATAGCTTTATATGAAGCCAGCCGAGAGTGTGTATGGTTGAGATCCATGATCGGCCAACTCCAAAAGGATTGTGGCTTAAACGATACAACTAGGGCACCAACTACAgtttatgaagataatgatgcatgtatcaaccaagtcagagaaggatacatcaggggagacagaacaaaacacttgtcaccaaaattattcTTCGCACATGATCTACAAAGAGATAAAAAGATGAAAGTCCAAGAAATTCCATCCTGTGAAATATGCTCACTCCCGTCAAAGCAATTCGAGTATTTGGTACGCAAGATTGGGATGTGCCGATTTCGAGACATATGTTAACTTCAGGGGGAGAAATATGCTCACTGTactcttttttcctttgatcagttttttttttcccaCTGGGTTTTTCCtaataaaggtttttaatgagacagttttagaattatgaatgtcataataaaattttcacatatatgtaatgcattcaagggggagtgttgTGATTGATGTAACCACACATTGAATGTATTGTCATGT
Coding sequences:
- the LOC130817897 gene encoding acyl carrier protein 2, mitochondrial-like yields the protein MAALRNAVLKHIRVAVSPHSQNPNSSFSISSSLNSLLTRRHYCDEVRGSFLDKSDVTDRVINVIKNFQKVDPSKVTPKAHFQNDLGLDSLDSVEVVMALEEEFCFEIPDNEADKINSIEMAVNFIASHPQAK